The proteins below come from a single Staphylococcus sp. MI 10-1553 genomic window:
- a CDS encoding cysteine hydrolase family protein — translation MTKHGLLVIDVQNDYFKGGKMALHQPDKALRNIQQLEQDFSAKHLPIIYIQHINTKPNPTFFEADTEGVALHSELAVQPESIIIEKHFPNSFFQTELQETLQQHDIDTLVICGMMTHMCVDSTTRAASELGYNPILIHDATATKALSFNGHDVDANDVQHALIASLTNFSTVMSTDEWLEL, via the coding sequence ATGACAAAACACGGTTTATTAGTCATTGATGTTCAAAATGATTATTTCAAAGGAGGTAAAATGGCGCTCCATCAACCCGATAAAGCACTGAGAAATATTCAACAACTTGAACAGGATTTTAGCGCTAAACATTTGCCTATCATCTATATCCAGCACATCAATACGAAACCCAACCCAACATTTTTTGAAGCAGACACAGAAGGCGTGGCATTGCACTCTGAATTAGCAGTTCAACCAGAAAGTATCATTATCGAAAAACATTTTCCGAATAGCTTTTTTCAAACAGAACTTCAAGAAACGCTTCAACAACACGATATTGATACTTTAGTGATTTGTGGCATGATGACACATATGTGTGTAGATTCAACGACAAGAGCCGCTTCAGAACTCGGTTACAACCCGATACTCATTCATGATGCTACAGCGACAAAAGCTTTATCGTTTAACGGTCATGATGTGGATGCGAATGACGTGCAACACGCATTGATTGCATCCTTAACCAACTTTTCAACGGTCATGTCCACTGACGAATGGCTCGAATTATAG
- a CDS encoding nuclease-related domain-containing protein, producing MVIVIIILMITILGLVFVLKRTNAMVKEEMHKRMAIEQQYEKKLEQKETEVDTHIQTLESYQLSKGEIETDFKQLEKNYIQLKETLNKHKIFSNNIGEVMASRDLSHIFESYKSRGIVNQYHIIDNILFSDENVRQIDHVVVCDYGIFMIETKTWKGDIFYNTNKEALQGTPYRFLEKYLFNDKFEKAYKTFVLKSDKDGKFEVLDYGNPYQQVRQSIYKVYHYFNKKYYVNGLVYFNYKAEADHYIFFDGSEENNPIKAVNQIEHLVAYFDDKIKNSKKYMNADDINAVATKLKENMML from the coding sequence ATGGTAATCGTCATAATCATACTCATGATAACGATTCTTGGTTTAGTATTTGTCTTAAAAAGAACAAATGCGATGGTAAAAGAAGAGATGCATAAAAGAATGGCAATCGAACAACAATATGAAAAGAAATTAGAGCAGAAAGAAACTGAGGTTGACACGCATATTCAAACGTTGGAAAGTTATCAATTGAGTAAAGGTGAAATCGAAACAGATTTTAAACAGTTAGAGAAAAATTACATCCAATTAAAAGAGACACTTAACAAGCATAAGATTTTTTCAAATAATATCGGTGAAGTGATGGCATCAAGAGATTTGTCTCATATTTTTGAATCTTATAAATCTAGGGGGATAGTGAATCAATATCATATTATAGACAATATCCTTTTCAGTGACGAGAATGTAAGGCAAATCGATCATGTGGTGGTTTGTGATTATGGGATATTTATGATTGAAACAAAGACTTGGAAAGGGGATATATTTTATAATACCAATAAGGAAGCATTGCAAGGGACACCATATAGATTTTTAGAGAAATACTTGTTTAATGATAAGTTTGAAAAAGCATATAAAACTTTTGTACTTAAGTCTGATAAAGATGGTAAATTTGAAGTATTAGATTATGGGAACCCTTATCAACAAGTCAGACAGTCTATTTATAAGGTGTATCATTACTTCAATAAAAAGTATTATGTGAATGGATTAGTCTATTTTAATTATAAAGCGGAAGCAGACCATTATATTTTCTTTGATGGTTCAGAAGAAAATAATCCAATTAAGGCCGTTAATCAAATCGAACATTTGGTAGCGTACTTTGATGATAAAATTAAAAACAGCAAGAAATATATGAATGCGGATGATATCAACGCAGTCGCAACAAAGTTAAAAGAAAATATGATGCTATAG